A window of the Campylobacter massiliensis genome harbors these coding sequences:
- a CDS encoding NAD(P)/FAD-dependent oxidoreductase has translation MQSIDRRGVLKILGAAGLAAAGVAGASKLNAGENADIRANILIIGGGLGGISLAAKLRRDMPNAELTVLDKDEYFYYQPGFTLIAAGHYLPEDITYEKSNLIPDGVKWIKQNAVSIDPAANSVKLEDGSNLSYDYLVIASGAEYEFESVKGLSADDIGSDNVTSIYTIPGAVAMSGIMKKVGKEGGKIVFSDNKTPMKCSGANKKVTLLTEDMARNLGNRDKLDISIYSGARTIFSAPVYAKMIEGMLEERDVKYFTSHQLVEVDKSANIAVFEHAMPYRENGENKLAKELVEVKFDYLHLVPRMKASKIYADAGLSVEKGDAAGNWISLTRETLQHSKFKNIFAIGDVCGFPAGKTGASIRKMYPVLAQNLADVIKGREPSARYGGYTACPLLTKFSKAVMVEFNWTGKPEPTIACMGATRESYLNWAMKLYMMKPMVMQGMIRGLA, from the coding sequence ATGCAAAGCATCGACAGAAGAGGCGTCTTGAAAATTTTAGGCGCGGCGGGGCTAGCGGCGGCGGGAGTCGCAGGCGCTAGCAAGCTAAATGCGGGAGAAAATGCGGACATCCGCGCAAATATCCTAATAATCGGCGGCGGTCTAGGCGGCATCAGCCTGGCGGCGAAACTACGACGAGATATGCCAAACGCCGAACTAACTGTCCTTGATAAGGACGAGTACTTCTACTATCAGCCCGGCTTTACACTCATCGCAGCCGGTCACTATCTGCCCGAAGACATAACCTACGAAAAATCAAATTTGATCCCAGACGGCGTAAAATGGATAAAGCAAAATGCCGTATCCATCGATCCGGCGGCAAATTCCGTCAAGCTAGAGGACGGGTCAAATTTAAGCTACGACTACCTCGTGATAGCTAGCGGAGCAGAGTATGAGTTTGAGAGCGTAAAAGGGCTTAGCGCCGATGATATCGGTAGCGACAACGTGACTTCTATCTATACGATCCCAGGCGCCGTTGCTATGTCCGGCATAATGAAAAAAGTCGGCAAAGAAGGCGGCAAGATAGTCTTTAGCGACAACAAAACACCGATGAAGTGTTCGGGCGCAAATAAAAAAGTAACGCTGCTAACCGAAGATATGGCGCGAAATTTAGGCAACAGAGATAAGCTTGATATCTCGATATACTCGGGTGCGCGGACGATATTTTCCGCTCCTGTTTATGCTAAAATGATAGAAGGGATGCTGGAGGAGCGAGACGTGAAGTATTTTACTTCCCATCAGCTGGTTGAGGTGGATAAAAGTGCCAATATAGCGGTATTTGAGCACGCTATGCCGTACCGCGAAAACGGCGAAAATAAACTCGCTAAAGAGCTAGTCGAAGTAAAATTCGACTACCTACATCTAGTGCCTCGCATGAAGGCTTCTAAAATCTACGCCGATGCAGGGCTAAGCGTAGAAAAGGGCGATGCGGCAGGCAACTGGATTAGCCTCACGCGCGAAACGCTGCAACACTCGAAATTTAAAAATATATTTGCTATCGGCGACGTTTGCGGATTTCCCGCCGGTAAAACCGGAGCTAGTATACGCAAGATGTATCCCGTGCTGGCGCAAAATTTAGCCGACGTTATAAAAGGACGCGAACCGAGTGCTAGATACGGCGGCTACACTGCCTGCCCGCTGCTAACGAAATTTAGCAAAGCGGTGATGGTGGAGTTTAACTGGACAGGCAAGCCCGAGCCTACGATAGCGTGCATGGGCGCGACTCGCGAGAGCTACCTAAACTGGGCGATGAAGCTATATATGATGAAGCCGATGGTCATGCAAGGCATGATAAGAGGCCTAGCATAA
- a CDS encoding acyl-CoA thioesterase, which translates to MEKTLEGMGEPRMKQVALPKDTNSAGNIFGGWILSQIDLAGAQAAREVAPERVVTISMQEIIFKQPVFVGDVVSCYAKITEVGNTSIKTKIEVTALRLNAAGFRECIHVTSAIATYVSVTKDGVKKPIDPELKKFHGF; encoded by the coding sequence ATGGAAAAAACATTAGAAGGCATGGGCGAGCCGCGCATGAAGCAAGTCGCCTTGCCAAAAGACACGAACTCCGCTGGCAATATTTTTGGCGGCTGGATACTAAGCCAGATCGACCTTGCCGGCGCTCAGGCCGCACGAGAAGTGGCTCCCGAGCGCGTCGTGACGATCTCGATGCAAGAGATTATATTTAAACAGCCCGTTTTCGTCGGCGACGTCGTGAGCTGCTACGCCAAGATAACGGAAGTGGGCAACACCTCGATCAAAACCAAGATCGAAGTCACGGCGCTGCGGCTAAATGCAGCTGGTTTTCGCGAGTGCATACACGTGACATCCGCGATCGCGACCTACGTGAGCGTGACCAAGGACGGCGTGAAAAAACCGATCGATCCGGAGTTAAAAAAGTTTCACGGGTTTTGA
- a CDS encoding YgaP family membrane protein, protein MQNVGILDKTIRLVITAVWIYAFGFVCECWLWLVGLVPLLTAVYGYCPLYKFFGINTCKKCKNKERNTQC, encoded by the coding sequence ATGCAAAACGTCGGGATTTTAGATAAAACTATCCGCCTAGTAATCACTGCGGTTTGGATATACGCATTTGGGTTCGTCTGCGAGTGCTGGCTATGGCTGGTCGGTCTCGTGCCGCTACTGACGGCTGTTTACGGTTATTGTCCTCTTTATAAGTTTTTTGGTATAAATACGTGTAAAAAATGTAAAAACAAAGAAAGGAATACGCAATGCTAA
- a CDS encoding molybdopterin oxidoreductase family protein, with protein sequence MAKTGKVICPYCGTGCQVELHVENNVIRSALGVQDNPVNQGNLCLKGFYGWDYVGAPDRLTKPLIRKKDGVFSKDGDFEEASWDEALDLVVSKMKEVKEKYGPDALVGNYSARCTLEDNYVAQKVMRAVIGTNNVDHCARIUHAPTVAGLAKTIGNGAATNSFTEIGPYSNCILMIGSNPENGHPIAAMHIQRALNRGAKLIVVDPIKTEFASRADVHLQLAPEHNIAVINSLIYVIFEENLVNWDFVNECTKGVEYVREAVKDYSPEAIARYTNLNPEDVRKAARMYATIRPAVITHGMGVTHFNHGVGAVCDISNLFLLTGNICELGSGDLPIRGQENVQGCCDMGVLPNIFPNLGSVTDPKQREWFEQVWHLEPGSLNGKIGIHKTEVPNAILDGRVHFFWTMGENPVVTDPNTNHFLKAISKVDMYVVQDIFLTETSRKADVVLPGVASSEKEGLYANAERRVQHNEHVITPPGDARQDWWIICEIARRLGATEGFNFNSPEEIWEEVRKCDPRRYGGMSYYRIKKHHGLHWPCPDENSMGGQSLYLDKKFFTPDGKGKFIPCLHVKTVADIEPAKAEFAKRVNLPPEYEVMAGCVDEPTDAEYPIQLLTTRKVYQYAGGVMTRRSKAIEEGGDSIGPIAEMNPALAERYGIKQGDFIKAWSRYGYIVIKADVTDIVPDGVIQMTYHYWESCCNELTSNGWDFISKTPTFKAAIQIQRIEEDEFLRIRELKRIKFQTNKVIYDDYHHE encoded by the coding sequence ATGGCAAAGACCGGTAAAGTCATATGCCCGTACTGCGGCACGGGCTGTCAGGTCGAGCTTCACGTCGAAAACAACGTGATAAGAAGCGCGCTAGGAGTGCAGGATAACCCCGTAAATCAGGGCAATCTGTGCTTAAAGGGCTTTTACGGCTGGGACTACGTGGGGGCGCCCGACAGACTAACAAAACCGCTAATTCGCAAAAAAGACGGCGTATTTAGCAAGGACGGAGATTTTGAAGAGGCTAGCTGGGACGAAGCGCTCGATCTAGTCGTCTCAAAGATGAAAGAAGTAAAGGAAAAATACGGTCCGGACGCGCTAGTAGGCAACTACTCGGCTCGCTGTACGTTAGAGGACAACTACGTCGCGCAAAAGGTAATGCGCGCCGTAATCGGTACGAACAACGTCGACCACTGCGCTAGAATTTGACACGCTCCGACTGTGGCAGGTCTTGCCAAAACAATCGGTAACGGAGCGGCGACAAACAGCTTCACTGAGATCGGACCTTATAGTAATTGTATCTTGATGATCGGCTCAAACCCCGAAAACGGCCACCCGATCGCGGCGATGCACATACAGCGTGCTCTAAACCGCGGCGCTAAGCTCATCGTGGTAGACCCGATAAAAACGGAATTTGCCAGCCGAGCGGACGTGCATTTGCAGCTAGCGCCCGAGCATAACATTGCGGTTATAAACTCGCTAATTTACGTTATTTTCGAGGAAAATTTAGTTAACTGGGACTTCGTAAACGAATGCACCAAGGGCGTAGAATACGTACGCGAAGCGGTTAAGGACTATTCGCCTGAAGCTATCGCTAGATACACCAACCTAAATCCCGAGGACGTGAGAAAAGCGGCCCGTATGTACGCGACTATCCGTCCGGCCGTCATCACGCACGGTATGGGCGTAACGCACTTTAACCACGGCGTGGGCGCGGTTTGCGATATATCAAATTTATTCCTTTTAACCGGAAATATCTGCGAGCTAGGAAGCGGCGACCTACCGATACGCGGTCAAGAAAACGTCCAAGGCTGCTGCGATATGGGCGTGTTGCCGAATATCTTCCCGAATTTGGGCTCGGTAACCGATCCTAAACAGCGCGAGTGGTTCGAGCAGGTTTGGCATCTAGAGCCAGGCTCCTTAAACGGTAAAATCGGCATCCATAAAACCGAAGTACCAAACGCCATCCTTGACGGCAGAGTGCACTTTTTCTGGACGATGGGCGAAAACCCGGTCGTAACCGACCCAAATACCAACCACTTCCTAAAAGCGATCTCAAAGGTCGATATGTACGTGGTTCAGGATATCTTCCTAACCGAAACGTCGCGTAAAGCCGACGTCGTGCTGCCCGGCGTGGCAAGTAGCGAAAAAGAAGGCCTCTACGCCAACGCCGAGCGCCGCGTGCAGCACAACGAGCACGTCATCACGCCTCCTGGAGACGCTAGACAAGACTGGTGGATCATCTGCGAGATAGCGCGAAGGCTCGGAGCGACAGAGGGATTTAACTTTAACTCGCCTGAAGAAATTTGGGAAGAGGTGCGTAAGTGCGACCCTAGAAGATACGGCGGCATGAGCTACTACCGCATCAAAAAGCACCACGGACTACACTGGCCGTGCCCAGACGAAAACAGCATGGGCGGACAAAGCCTATATCTAGATAAAAAATTCTTTACGCCGGACGGCAAAGGTAAATTTATCCCTTGCTTGCACGTAAAGACGGTCGCTGATATCGAGCCTGCTAAAGCCGAGTTTGCTAAACGCGTAAATTTACCGCCTGAATACGAAGTGATGGCGGGTTGCGTGGACGAGCCGACCGATGCCGAGTATCCGATACAGCTGCTAACTACGCGTAAAGTCTATCAATACGCCGGTGGCGTCATGACTAGGCGCTCAAAAGCTATCGAAGAGGGCGGCGACAGCATCGGACCTATCGCGGAGATGAACCCTGCGCTAGCCGAGCGTTACGGCATCAAGCAAGGAGACTTCATCAAAGCGTGGAGTAGATACGGTTATATCGTTATCAAAGCAGACGTCACGGACATCGTCCCGGACGGCGTCATCCAGATGACCTATCACTACTGGGAGAGCTGCTGCAACGAGCTAACGAGCAACGGCTGGGACTTCATCAGTAAGACCCCGACCTTTAAGGCCGCCATCCAGATCCAAAGGATCGAGGAGGATGAATTTTTGCGTATTCGCGAGCTAAAACGCATCAAATTCCAAACCAACAAGGTCATCTACGACGACTATCACCACGAGTGA
- a CDS encoding molybdopterin-dependent oxidoreductase, which yields MKRRDFIKFSALAATAAQASRIEGVKQTIFDNKKVFGANRFGPFWANLNSSQIVSVSDFEGDKFPNTMNYSLPDSVQNENRVLYPMVRKSYLKAKGAAKSELRGKDEFVRVSWDTALDLAAKALKENFDKYGAEAIYGECYWWGGSGKVSWGRTVAHRMLKVLGGYVEESGDYSTGAGLVIMPHVLGGSAVYDAPTKWKAIVKNAKNVVFWGTDPIVTNQISSVPPTHDGYVGMQELKKSDIKTYSVNVMVNDTARYYGSENIIVRPNTDTALIIGMCHYLFTNNLYDEEFIKKYTVGFNKFKDYFLGTQDKVVKDIEWASKICGVPAGTIAQFATRLAKEPTTVLIGRALQRADHGEQPFWALVVLNAMLGHVGKEGLGFEFSLGYGSAGATDKIAPVLKGLSTRIDEKYENVDGAPWKTTKNITIPSSRSIEALEHPGKEIDYDGTKIKLPHMRVAYMASGSMFTRHQDVNNIVKQWRKFDAVITAEPYWTSTAKFSDIVLPVAIEVERNDINQTGATGEYIVAYRPAIEPMGESKSDFWICEQICKRWGRGEVFSEGKDELGWMKEFYADAAEQAKGLNLSMPSFDEFYEKGYVRFEKDNTETELYTRLAAFRENPAKNRLGTPSGKIEIYSPTIAKMNYADCPPMPTWIEPKEWLGNASKKYPLHVVSPHSRYRLHSQLNNSIIRNFAEVSGREPVLINPKDAKERGLATGDVARVFNDRGEILTGVLVTDVVPPSVIAICEGAWYDPEKWGEKSLCQHGCVNVLTFDKGTSSLAQSNSAHTVLAQIEKFKGEIKPIQAFSKPKILQSI from the coding sequence ATGAAAAGACGAGATTTCATCAAATTTTCGGCCTTGGCGGCTACGGCTGCGCAGGCTAGTAGGATAGAGGGCGTCAAACAGACGATTTTTGATAACAAAAAGGTATTCGGCGCAAACAGATTCGGTCCGTTTTGGGCAAATTTAAACTCATCGCAGATCGTTTCGGTTAGCGATTTTGAGGGCGATAAATTTCCAAACACGATGAACTACAGCTTGCCTGATTCCGTGCAGAACGAAAACCGCGTGCTCTATCCGATGGTGCGCAAAAGCTATCTAAAAGCAAAAGGCGCGGCAAAGAGCGAACTGCGCGGCAAAGACGAATTCGTGCGCGTTAGCTGGGATACGGCGCTTGATCTAGCCGCCAAAGCTCTAAAAGAAAACTTCGACAAATACGGCGCCGAGGCGATATATGGCGAGTGCTACTGGTGGGGCGGCAGCGGTAAGGTCAGCTGGGGTCGTACGGTCGCGCACAGGATGCTAAAAGTACTAGGCGGCTACGTGGAAGAAAGCGGCGATTATTCGACCGGAGCGGGTCTAGTCATCATGCCTCACGTGCTAGGCGGTAGCGCGGTTTACGACGCGCCGACGAAGTGGAAAGCTATCGTCAAAAACGCTAAAAACGTGGTATTTTGGGGTACCGATCCTATCGTAACCAATCAAATCTCATCAGTCCCTCCGACTCACGACGGCTACGTAGGCATGCAGGAGCTCAAAAAATCGGACATCAAAACCTATAGCGTAAACGTCATGGTAAACGACACCGCGCGCTATTACGGCAGCGAAAATATAATCGTGCGCCCAAATACCGACACCGCGCTCATCATCGGCATGTGTCATTATCTGTTTACGAACAACCTATACGACGAGGAATTTATCAAAAAATACACGGTCGGATTTAATAAATTTAAAGACTACTTCCTCGGTACGCAAGATAAAGTCGTAAAAGACATCGAGTGGGCGAGCAAAATTTGCGGCGTACCTGCTGGCACGATAGCGCAGTTTGCGACGCGCCTGGCTAAAGAGCCTACGACCGTGCTGATCGGCCGCGCGCTACAAAGAGCCGACCACGGCGAGCAGCCTTTCTGGGCGCTAGTGGTGCTAAATGCGATGCTAGGACACGTGGGTAAAGAGGGGCTTGGGTTTGAGTTTAGCCTAGGATACGGCTCTGCGGGCGCTACTGATAAGATCGCTCCGGTGCTAAAAGGCCTAAGTACTCGCATCGACGAGAAATACGAAAACGTAGACGGCGCGCCGTGGAAAACGACTAAAAACATCACTATCCCGTCCTCTCGCAGCATCGAGGCGCTAGAGCATCCGGGCAAAGAGATCGACTACGACGGCACTAAGATCAAGCTACCGCATATGAGAGTGGCATATATGGCCTCAGGCTCGATGTTTACGCGCCATCAGGACGTAAACAACATCGTAAAACAGTGGCGTAAATTTGACGCCGTTATCACCGCCGAGCCGTACTGGACTAGCACCGCAAAATTTAGCGACATCGTGCTGCCGGTAGCTATCGAGGTCGAGAGAAACGACATCAACCAAACCGGCGCTACGGGCGAATACATCGTGGCTTATAGGCCGGCGATAGAGCCGATGGGCGAGAGCAAGAGCGACTTTTGGATCTGCGAGCAAATTTGCAAACGCTGGGGCAGAGGCGAGGTATTTAGCGAGGGCAAGGATGAGCTAGGCTGGATGAAGGAATTTTACGCCGACGCGGCCGAGCAGGCGAAGGGGCTAAATTTGAGCATGCCTAGCTTTGATGAATTTTACGAAAAAGGCTACGTGAGGTTTGAAAAAGACAACACGGAAACCGAGCTATACACGCGCCTAGCGGCCTTCCGCGAAAATCCTGCCAAAAACCGCCTAGGCACTCCGTCTGGCAAGATAGAGATCTACTCGCCGACGATAGCGAAGATGAACTACGCAGACTGCCCGCCGATGCCTACGTGGATCGAGCCTAAAGAGTGGCTAGGCAATGCTAGCAAAAAGTACCCGCTACACGTCGTTAGCCCACACTCTCGCTACCGCTTGCACAGTCAGCTAAACAACTCTATAATTAGAAATTTCGCCGAAGTTAGCGGCAGAGAGCCGGTGCTAATAAATCCAAAAGACGCAAAAGAGCGCGGACTAGCTACGGGCGACGTTGCGCGCGTATTTAACGATAGAGGCGAAATTTTAACGGGCGTTTTAGTAACCGACGTAGTGCCGCCTAGCGTCATAGCTATCTGCGAGGGCGCGTGGTATGACCCTGAAAAATGGGGCGAAAAGAGCCTCTGCCAGCACGGCTGCGTAAACGTGCTAACATTTGACAAAGGCACGTCAAGTCTCGCGCAAAGTAACTCGGCTCACACCGTGCTTGCCCAAATCGAGAAATTTAAGGGGGAGATTAAACCTATACAAGCGTTTAGCAAACCTAAAATCCTACAAAGCATTTAA
- a CDS encoding Crp/Fnr family transcriptional regulator, whose translation MPGDELKDTLKQRFTSKFTLSAQDEEAVLKSATLRSFKKGERIYPKDGCLGYAIIISGRARGLVSTSNFKEITVFNLQGGDSCMLCGFCSLGALQAEINLQIEDDVRMILIPREIFKRLREKYPQVANHALELMATRFSSAITAMDQTLFLPLARRIINFLEQNGAKDGLKITHEQIANDIASAREAVSRALKEMQKKGLVELKRGVVTLR comes from the coding sequence ATGCCTGGAGACGAGCTAAAAGATACGCTAAAGCAGCGGTTTACCTCTAAATTTACGCTTAGTGCGCAGGATGAAGAGGCGGTGCTAAAAAGCGCGACGTTAAGAAGCTTTAAAAAAGGCGAGAGGATATACCCAAAAGACGGCTGCCTTGGTTACGCGATCATCATAAGTGGGCGTGCGCGCGGGCTGGTTAGCACGAGTAATTTTAAAGAGATCACCGTCTTTAATCTGCAAGGCGGCGATAGCTGCATGCTGTGCGGCTTTTGTTCGCTAGGAGCGCTACAAGCGGAGATAAATTTACAAATCGAAGATGACGTGCGGATGATTTTGATACCAAGAGAGATCTTTAAGAGGCTACGCGAAAAATATCCGCAGGTGGCAAATCACGCGCTAGAGCTCATGGCGACGCGTTTTAGCTCGGCGATAACCGCTATGGATCAGACGCTGTTTTTACCTCTAGCTCGGAGAATAATAAATTTCCTCGAGCAAAACGGCGCGAAAGACGGGCTAAAGATCACGCACGAACAGATCGCAAACGACATCGCCAGTGCGCGAGAAGCGGTATCAAGAGCGCTAAAAGAGATGCAGAAAAAGGGGCTCGTCGAGCTAAAGCGCGGAGTCGTGACGTTAAGGTGA
- a CDS encoding YgaP family membrane protein: protein MLSKKTRIIRALIGLAIMIAGAAFGSWWGLIGLVPFIVGVTGFCPACYFLNRCSLKR, encoded by the coding sequence ATGCTAAGTAAAAAAACTAGGATAATAAGAGCGCTGATCGGACTAGCGATAATGATCGCCGGAGCTGCGTTTGGCAGCTGGTGGGGACTGATTGGACTCGTGCCCTTTATCGTGGGCGTCACGGGATTTTGCCCCGCTTGCTACTTTTTAAACCGCTGTTCGCTAAAGCGCTAA
- the ciaB gene encoding invasion protein CiaB, producing MNDFKRLNELVAAGKDELNAMYRQLDNPNEVVLKMLKIAGFKGEKSEKVAVLRRIVDLKTEPLENELKKQGREEAAIGRIKDEAFELVREFYEARFEKLLARVKEEKIIDEFYSALLSGMHGAGLAMNAWQSAWDRQILQTTNKEFEAKFASMAEAIKFIGENGLYQKDGDEKGERSYGAVMKNGEKYAFAPYAAAFEKEVKRVVDALEELIKNLKTLALNDEQKAYVKYFEKLKAAFCERENDRAIPAWQDAERAWMEVKGPLQPGHPLEYYEDVYTHAVALEWDVRLAGASDFDEEKFKASVIRAYEQICRECGIEDTALERQVTQNVARTQTYISVPMIYYGAELNGLFSAQVVPNDETVSKERGKKIFAFVEHVYESAKARPFMKLSGEIFSREFLDYGREILFKKPQIWKKTYEISTIGHEFGHILFVGTDTEKAMNADGEFKFIEEYKATTGGLVNFFIGGDASYEMSVFHELIARAVGLIAWREVDEVRAYYCEGLIHLSLLFDSGALSFEDGALVVKFDREHYAKFKEICLANYKNLALHYARRTPAGEFLARFCDKEGKSYLPKHAQARAFVEHYYARYKAIGNELDESGEWEKWQAGEK from the coding sequence GTGAACGATTTTAAAAGATTAAACGAGCTAGTAGCCGCAGGCAAAGACGAGCTAAACGCGATGTATAGGCAGCTAGATAACCCAAACGAGGTCGTGCTAAAGATGCTAAAAATCGCGGGCTTTAAGGGTGAGAAGAGTGAAAAGGTCGCGGTTTTGCGCCGTATAGTCGATCTAAAAACGGAGCCGCTAGAAAACGAGCTAAAAAAGCAGGGGCGCGAGGAGGCCGCGATAGGGCGCATAAAAGACGAAGCTTTTGAACTCGTGCGCGAGTTTTACGAGGCGCGCTTTGAAAAGCTTTTGGCGCGGGTAAAAGAGGAGAAAATAATAGATGAGTTTTACTCGGCGCTACTTAGCGGCATGCACGGCGCGGGACTAGCGATGAACGCGTGGCAAAGCGCGTGGGACAGGCAAATTTTGCAAACGACGAATAAAGAATTTGAAGCTAAATTTGCAAGCATGGCCGAAGCGATCAAATTTATAGGCGAAAACGGCCTCTATCAAAAAGACGGCGACGAAAAGGGCGAGCGAAGCTACGGCGCGGTTATGAAAAACGGCGAAAAATACGCCTTCGCGCCGTATGCCGCTGCTTTTGAAAAAGAAGTAAAACGCGTGGTGGACGCGCTGGAGGAGCTAATCAAAAATCTAAAAACGCTAGCCCTAAACGACGAGCAAAAAGCTTACGTGAAGTATTTTGAAAAGCTAAAAGCGGCGTTTTGCGAGCGGGAAAACGACCGCGCGATCCCCGCGTGGCAGGATGCCGAGCGCGCGTGGATGGAGGTAAAGGGCCCGCTACAGCCCGGCCATCCGCTCGAGTACTACGAGGACGTCTACACGCACGCCGTCGCGCTCGAGTGGGACGTGAGGCTAGCGGGTGCGAGCGACTTTGACGAGGAGAAATTTAAAGCCAGCGTCATCCGCGCCTACGAGCAAATTTGTCGCGAGTGCGGGATAGAGGACACTGCGCTAGAACGTCAAGTCACGCAAAACGTCGCGCGCACGCAGACGTACATCAGTGTGCCGATGATCTACTACGGCGCCGAGCTAAACGGGCTTTTCTCCGCGCAGGTCGTGCCAAACGACGAGACCGTGAGCAAGGAGCGGGGCAAAAAGATATTTGCTTTCGTCGAGCACGTTTACGAGAGCGCCAAGGCAAGGCCGTTTATGAAGCTTAGCGGGGAGATTTTTTCGCGCGAGTTTTTGGACTACGGGCGCGAAATTTTGTTTAAAAAGCCGCAAATTTGGAAGAAAACCTATGAAATATCCACGATCGGCCACGAGTTTGGGCACATACTTTTCGTCGGCACCGACACGGAAAAGGCGATGAACGCGGACGGCGAGTTTAAATTTATCGAGGAGTACAAGGCGACTACGGGCGGGCTCGTAAATTTCTTTATCGGCGGCGACGCGAGCTACGAGATGAGCGTATTTCACGAGCTGATCGCCCGCGCGGTCGGACTTATCGCGTGGCGCGAGGTCGATGAGGTGCGCGCGTACTACTGCGAGGGGCTTATTCACCTTAGCTTGCTGTTTGACTCGGGCGCGCTTAGCTTTGAGGACGGCGCTTTGGTCGTCAAATTTGACCGCGAGCACTACGCTAAATTTAAAGAAATCTGCCTCGCAAACTACAAAAATTTGGCGCTTCACTACGCAAGGCGCACTCCTGCGGGCGAGTTTTTGGCGAGATTTTGTGACAAAGAGGGCAAAAGCTACCTGCCTAAACACGCGCAGGCAAGGGCCTTTGTAGAGCACTACTATGCCCGCTACAAGGCTATAGGAAACGAGCTTGACGAGAGCGGCGAATGGGAAAAATGGCAAGCGGGAGAAAAATAG
- a CDS encoding DUF5339 domain-containing protein, whose product MKKSLLFVALCAFAGQLAAADMPAACEEYKKVSYDFIDSMAKQAEAQGKKDFDAAATKKEFEADYASIKKMSKEEQESTCNQGIAEVKELENMLKMMGAIK is encoded by the coding sequence ATGAAAAAATCACTGCTTTTCGTTGCGCTTTGCGCTTTTGCCGGACAGCTTGCGGCTGCTGATATGCCCGCTGCTTGCGAGGAGTACAAAAAGGTTTCTTACGATTTCATCGATTCGATGGCAAAACAAGCCGAGGCTCAGGGTAAAAAGGACTTTGACGCTGCTGCAACGAAAAAAGAGTTTGAGGCCGACTACGCGAGCATAAAAAAGATGAGCAAAGAGGAGCAAGAATCTACGTGCAATCAAGGCATAGCCGAGGTAAAAGAGCTTGAAAATATGCTAAAAATGATGGGAGCGATAAAGTAA
- a CDS encoding SLAC1 anion channel family protein, with amino-acid sequence MKTQDEKSSWLQHFPIMFYTVVMGLGGLALAYERLNLIFDISGAVFEILRAAASLAYALICACYAAKLIRYPQACKAEFFHPVRVNFFAAFSIGTLLVASLWRDFAPVYDALFCAGTVFQTFITLHVVSFWIKNNVQIAHSNPAWFIPIVGNLFVPLAAPAASELAWYYFAIGIFFWPVLFAVLFYRIIFHDQMPQKFIPTLFIVIAPPAMAFLDYVKLTGGFDATAKIMLYVTLFFALLILFMFKSFLRLKFFLSWWAFTFPTAAASIAFLRAFEFNGIKFFLFAGAAGFAILCVFIGIVGFYTVKAMRRGEICVPE; translated from the coding sequence ATGAAAACGCAGGACGAAAAATCAAGCTGGCTACAGCACTTTCCGATTATGTTTTACACCGTAGTTATGGGGCTTGGCGGGCTGGCTCTCGCATACGAGCGGCTAAATTTGATCTTTGATATCTCGGGTGCGGTTTTTGAGATTTTACGCGCCGCGGCGAGCCTAGCATACGCGCTCATCTGCGCTTGTTATGCGGCAAAGCTGATCAGATATCCGCAAGCTTGCAAGGCGGAGTTTTTCCACCCGGTGCGGGTAAATTTTTTCGCCGCATTTTCGATCGGCACGCTATTAGTCGCCTCGCTCTGGCGGGACTTTGCGCCCGTTTACGACGCGCTTTTTTGCGCAGGCACGGTGTTTCAGACCTTTATCACGCTGCACGTCGTCTCATTTTGGATCAAAAATAACGTCCAGATCGCGCACTCAAACCCCGCGTGGTTTATCCCGATCGTGGGCAACCTCTTCGTCCCGCTAGCAGCGCCCGCCGCGAGCGAGCTTGCATGGTATTATTTTGCGATCGGGATATTTTTTTGGCCCGTGCTTTTTGCGGTTTTGTTTTACCGCATCATCTTTCACGATCAGATGCCGCAGAAATTTATCCCGACGCTTTTTATCGTGATCGCGCCGCCCGCGATGGCGTTTTTGGACTACGTCAAGCTCACCGGAGGATTTGACGCGACGGCGAAGATCATGCTCTACGTCACGCTATTTTTCGCGCTTCTTATCCTTTTTATGTTTAAAAGCTTTTTGCGGCTTAAATTTTTCCTCTCGTGGTGGGCGTTTACCTTCCCGACGGCTGCGGCTAGCATAGCGTTTTTACGAGCGTTCGAGTTTAACGGGATCAAATTTTTCTTATTTGCCGGAGCGGCAGGTTTTGCTATCTTATGCGTTTTTATAGGTATCGTGGGCTTTTATACGGTAAAAGCGATGCGGCGCGGCGAAATCTGCGTGCCTGAGTGA